From the genome of Pseudoxanthomonas sp., one region includes:
- a CDS encoding acetyl-CoA hydrolase/transferase C-terminal domain-containing protein: MTKHLTDLDDAVDLILSHTYGPLRMGAPLGIGKPHRLLNALYARISADPSRPWQLYTALSLDPPGGGKGLEGRFVKPFATRHFGEDFPRLAYVQAIRRDALPPNIEVEEFYMQGGALLHSTTAQRHYASLNYTHVARALADREINVIVQKVAREPGGTRLSFSCNNDLTQDTVDAVVARGLPRPLLVAEVDPALPWIGGTAAVDEAYFDIVVSPPGPYPPLFGLPRQPVSDVDYAIGLYASALVRDGGTLQIGIGALADALCHALVLRHTDNPTYRRVLASLDPELERHPAVVASGGLDPFAIGLYGCSEMVNEGFKRLVETGVIRRKVVDDEALMQRLADGTANLGDQARLERDGEYLHGAFYLGSPAFYDWLRELPDDQRRAIGMRRISLINELERGRESLARLQRRDARFFNSCMMATALGAAVSDGLEDGRVVSGVGGQYNFVDMSNALDGARSVLMFRAVREEAGAAGSNVRWHYGHTTIPRHLRDVYVNEYGIADLRGRNDEDCIVAMGGITDVRFQPGLIEQAQRAGKLRSGFHAPAHWIDNTPVHLSARLRAFRHDGTLPDYPLGSDFTEVEQRIVRALGWLKTKTATPWKKIGTVLRALGARSDDAEAMERMHLSAPTSVGERIEAKLLGLGLQESGTR, from the coding sequence ATGACCAAGCACCTTACCGACCTCGACGACGCCGTCGACCTGATCCTGTCCCACACCTACGGTCCGCTGCGCATGGGCGCACCGCTGGGCATCGGCAAGCCGCACCGGCTGTTGAACGCCCTCTACGCACGCATCTCGGCGGACCCCTCGCGACCGTGGCAGCTGTACACGGCGTTGTCGCTGGATCCGCCGGGAGGCGGCAAGGGACTGGAAGGCCGGTTCGTCAAACCGTTCGCGACGCGGCACTTCGGGGAGGACTTCCCGCGGCTGGCCTACGTGCAGGCGATCAGGCGCGATGCGCTTCCTCCGAACATCGAGGTGGAGGAGTTCTACATGCAGGGCGGCGCGTTGCTGCACTCGACCACCGCACAGCGCCACTACGCCAGCCTCAACTACACCCATGTCGCGCGCGCGCTCGCCGATCGCGAGATCAACGTCATCGTGCAGAAGGTTGCGCGCGAACCGGGCGGCACGCGTTTGTCGTTCTCGTGCAACAACGACCTCACCCAGGACACCGTGGACGCCGTCGTCGCGCGCGGGCTGCCGCGCCCGCTGTTGGTGGCCGAAGTCGATCCCGCGCTGCCGTGGATCGGCGGCACGGCGGCGGTGGATGAGGCCTACTTCGACATCGTGGTTTCGCCGCCCGGCCCGTATCCGCCGTTGTTCGGCCTGCCGCGCCAGCCGGTATCGGACGTTGACTACGCCATCGGTCTGTACGCCAGTGCGCTGGTCCGCGATGGCGGCACGCTGCAGATCGGCATCGGCGCACTGGCCGACGCGTTGTGCCATGCGCTGGTGCTGCGCCATACCGACAACCCGACCTACCGCCGCGTGCTGGCGTCACTCGATCCCGAGCTGGAACGGCATCCCGCCGTGGTCGCCAGCGGCGGCCTCGATCCGTTCGCCATCGGCCTGTACGGCTGCAGCGAGATGGTCAACGAAGGCTTCAAGCGGCTGGTGGAGACCGGCGTGATCCGTCGCAAGGTGGTCGACGACGAAGCCTTGATGCAGCGGCTCGCCGACGGCACCGCCAACCTCGGCGACCAGGCGCGGCTGGAGCGCGACGGCGAGTATCTGCATGGCGCGTTCTATCTCGGTTCGCCTGCCTTCTACGACTGGCTGCGCGAGCTGCCGGATGACCAGCGCCGCGCCATCGGCATGCGCCGCATCAGCCTGATCAACGAACTGGAGCGCGGCCGCGAGTCGCTGGCCCGCCTGCAGCGCCGCGACGCGCGCTTCTTCAACTCCTGCATGATGGCCACTGCGCTGGGCGCGGCGGTGTCCGACGGTCTGGAGGACGGCCGCGTGGTGTCGGGCGTGGGCGGCCAGTACAACTTCGTCGACATGTCGAACGCGCTGGACGGCGCACGCAGCGTTCTGATGTTCCGCGCCGTGCGCGAGGAGGCCGGTGCCGCCGGATCGAACGTCCGCTGGCACTATGGCCATACCACCATCCCGCGCCACCTGCGCGACGTCTACGTCAACGAATACGGCATCGCCGATCTCCGCGGCAGGAACGACGAGGACTGCATCGTCGCCATGGGCGGCATCACCGATGTCCGCTTCCAACCAGGATTGATCGAGCAGGCACAGCGGGCGGGAAAGCTGCGCAGCGGCTTCCATGCGCCCGCCCACTGGATCGACAACACCCCCGTGCACCTGTCCGCCCGGCTGCGCGCGTTCCGCCACGACGGCACCCTGCCCGACTACCCGCTGGGCAGCGACTTCACCGAGGTGGAGCAGCGCATCGTCAGGGCGCTGGGCTGGCTGAAGACGAAGACTGCGACGCCATGGAAGAAGATCGGCACCGTGCTGCGCGCGCTGGGGGCGAGATCGGACGATGCCGAGGCGATGGAGCGGATGCATCTGTCCGCACCGACCAGCGTGGGGGAGCGTATCGAGGCGAAGCTGCTGGGACTTGGGTTGCAGGAGAGCGGCACGCGCTGA
- a CDS encoding flavin reductase family protein: MSTKKRWTSLPVEQSRRYLEPGPVVLLSTAHRGERAIMTLGWHMMLGYDLVGTYIWQANRSHALARASRECVINLPTEDLLDTVVRIGNCSSTEQDKFERFGLTASPSRDVDAPGIAECHARFECRLHETRITADYPLFVWRIVHARIATSPRIPRTVHYRGDGRFMVSGREVSRRRLFRPDMLEQ, from the coding sequence ATGAGCACGAAGAAGCGCTGGACCTCCCTGCCCGTCGAACAGTCGCGGCGCTATCTCGAACCCGGTCCCGTCGTGCTGCTGAGCACGGCGCACCGGGGCGAACGCGCCATCATGACGCTCGGCTGGCACATGATGCTGGGCTACGACCTGGTCGGCACCTACATCTGGCAGGCCAACCGCAGCCACGCACTGGCCCGTGCCAGCCGCGAATGCGTGATCAACCTGCCGACCGAAGACCTGCTGGATACCGTGGTGCGGATCGGCAACTGCAGCAGCACCGAGCAGGACAAGTTCGAGCGCTTCGGCCTGACCGCATCGCCATCACGCGACGTGGACGCGCCGGGCATCGCCGAGTGCCACGCGCGCTTCGAATGCCGCCTGCACGAGACCCGCATCACCGCCGACTACCCGCTGTTCGTCTGGCGCATCGTCCACGCCCGCATCGCCACCTCGCCGCGCATCCCGCGCACCGTACACTACCGCGGCGACGGCCGCTTCATGGTATCGGGCCGGGAGGTCTCCCGACGGCGCCTGTTCCGGCCGGACATGCTGGAGCAGTGA
- the modC gene encoding molybdenum ABC transporter ATP-binding protein, with amino-acid sequence MLRLDIELRRGHFHRHVRIDDDARVIALVGPSGAGKTSVLNAIAGLVTPVAGRIEIDGRCLFDSAQRIDEPVHRRRVGYVFQDARLFPHLDVRRNLLYGRHGGRGAPRFGFDAVVELLGIAPLLPRRTRNLSGGEAQRVAIGRALLSQPSLLLFDEPLSALDQARREELIPYLQRVRDEIRLPIVYVSHHPDEVRRVADSIHTLD; translated from the coding sequence ATGCTCCGCCTCGACATCGAACTCCGGCGCGGCCACTTCCATCGCCACGTGCGCATCGACGACGACGCGCGCGTGATCGCGCTGGTGGGACCGTCCGGCGCAGGCAAGACGTCCGTGCTCAACGCCATCGCCGGACTGGTCACGCCGGTCGCCGGCCGTATCGAAATCGACGGCCGTTGCCTGTTCGACAGCGCGCAGCGGATCGATGAACCGGTGCATCGCCGGCGCGTGGGCTACGTGTTCCAGGACGCCCGCCTGTTCCCGCATCTCGATGTCCGTCGCAACCTGCTTTACGGACGCCACGGCGGACGCGGCGCGCCACGATTCGGCTTCGACGCCGTGGTCGAATTGCTCGGCATCGCGCCACTGCTGCCGCGCCGCACGCGCAACCTGTCAGGCGGCGAAGCCCAGCGTGTCGCGATCGGGCGTGCCCTGCTGTCGCAGCCCTCGCTGTTGCTGTTCGACGAACCATTGTCGGCGCTGGACCAGGCCCGTCGCGAGGAACTGATCCCCTACCTGCAGCGTGTCCGGGACGAGATCCGCCTGCCCATCGTCTACGTCAGCCACCATCCGGACGAAGTGCGGCGGGTCGCCGACTCCATACATACCCTCGACTGA
- the modB gene encoding molybdate ABC transporter permease subunit translates to MLDAFSPEELTAIRLSLKVATVAALASLPVGILVGWLLARTRFPGKALLDAIVHLPLVLPPVVMGYALLVTLGTQGTVGAFLQEQFGIVFAFRWTGAALACAVMGFPLMVRSIRLSLEATDRRLEQAASTLGAGPWRVFFTITLPLAWPGLVAGSVLAFAKALGEFGATITFVSNIPGETQTLSSAIYGLMQVPGGEAGIWRLAAVAVVISLTALLFSEWLVRRHHTRQGEEA, encoded by the coding sequence ATGCTAGACGCGTTCTCGCCGGAAGAGCTCACCGCCATCCGCCTCAGCCTGAAGGTGGCCACGGTCGCAGCGCTTGCCAGCCTGCCGGTCGGGATACTGGTGGGTTGGCTGCTGGCGCGCACGCGCTTCCCCGGCAAGGCGCTGCTCGATGCCATCGTGCACCTGCCGCTGGTGTTGCCGCCCGTCGTGATGGGCTACGCGCTGCTGGTGACACTGGGCACGCAGGGCACGGTCGGCGCGTTCCTGCAGGAGCAGTTCGGCATCGTGTTCGCGTTCCGCTGGACCGGTGCGGCGCTGGCCTGCGCGGTGATGGGCTTTCCGTTGATGGTGCGTTCCATCCGGCTGTCGCTCGAAGCGACGGACCGCCGCCTGGAGCAGGCCGCGTCCACGCTCGGTGCCGGCCCGTGGCGCGTGTTCTTCACCATCACCCTGCCGCTGGCGTGGCCGGGCCTGGTCGCCGGTAGCGTGCTGGCGTTCGCCAAGGCACTGGGCGAGTTCGGCGCCACCATCACCTTCGTCTCCAACATCCCCGGCGAAACCCAGACGCTGTCATCGGCCATCTACGGCCTGATGCAGGTGCCGGGCGGCGAAGCCGGTATCTGGCGCCTTGCCGCGGTGGCCGTGGTGATCTCGCTGACGGCCTTGCTGTTCTCGGAGTGGCTGGTCCGACGGCACCACACGCGCCAGGGTGAGGAGGCCTGA
- the modA gene encoding molybdate ABC transporter substrate-binding protein: MTPSTLLRDAFWALAVALASLASTTVLAQERGLTVFAAASLKESLDEAAAAYQAQTGVPVRVSYAASSALARQIEQGAPADVFFSADLEWMDHLQQRQRLEVATRRNLLGNQLVLIAPKASKVQVDLKRPATLLTALGSGRLAVGQTQTVPAGKYARASLASLALWDGVKARLAESDSVRAALMLVARGETPLGIVYASDARAEPGVRVLATFPEDSHPPIVYPVAALRGARSAQATRFVQWLSSPAADAIFQRRGFSVKP; encoded by the coding sequence ATGACCCCATCCACGCTGCTCCGCGACGCGTTCTGGGCACTTGCCGTGGCGCTCGCGTCCCTGGCGTCCACCACGGTCCTCGCGCAGGAACGCGGCCTGACCGTGTTCGCCGCCGCCAGCCTGAAGGAGTCGCTGGACGAGGCCGCTGCCGCTTACCAGGCGCAGACCGGCGTCCCGGTCCGCGTGTCGTACGCCGCCAGTTCCGCCCTCGCCCGACAGATCGAACAGGGCGCGCCGGCCGACGTGTTCTTTTCCGCCGACCTGGAATGGATGGACCATCTGCAGCAGCGACAGAGGCTCGAAGTCGCCACGCGCCGCAACCTGCTGGGCAACCAGCTGGTGCTGATCGCGCCGAAGGCGAGCAAGGTACAGGTCGACCTGAAGCGTCCGGCGACACTGCTCACCGCCCTGGGCAGCGGCCGCCTCGCCGTCGGTCAGACGCAGACCGTGCCGGCCGGCAAGTACGCCCGGGCATCGCTGGCATCGCTGGCGCTGTGGGACGGCGTCAAGGCGCGGCTGGCCGAATCCGACAGCGTGCGCGCAGCCCTGATGCTGGTGGCGCGCGGCGAAACCCCGCTGGGCATCGTGTATGCGTCGGATGCCAGGGCTGAACCCGGTGTGCGCGTGCTGGCCACCTTCCCCGAGGATTCCCATCCGCCGATCGTCTACCCGGTGGCCGCACTGCGCGGCGCGCGCTCGGCGCAGGCGACGCGGTTCGTGCAGTGGCTTTCCTCACCCGCTGCCGATGCGATCTTCCAGCGCCGCGGCTTTTCGGTGAAGCCCTGA
- a CDS encoding S1/P1 nuclease, producing the protein MVRPLFSSLVLVTALVLLPVPAQAWGLLGHRLVALLAWDDLTPDTRRRIDALLQGEPDPTLAGIAGWADDLRKNDPVLGRQSANWHFVNLGEDDCVYSQRRDCPGGNCVVEAIRAQTAILADPARTRAERLQALKFVVHFVGDAHQPLHAGYARDKGGNDAQINWNGRGTNLHTLWDSRMLLSTGRSEQAYLDHLRTLPRPTLAAMTLPPPAAAWAEQSCRVVIQPDFYPRRAKLEQAYVDKHLPIAERQLRAGGVALAAVLNKALAPR; encoded by the coding sequence ATGGTCCGTCCCCTTTTTTCATCCCTCGTTCTCGTCACCGCCCTCGTGCTGCTGCCGGTGCCGGCGCAGGCATGGGGCCTGCTGGGGCATCGGCTGGTCGCCCTGCTGGCCTGGGACGACCTGACCCCGGATACGCGCCGCCGGATCGACGCGCTGCTGCAGGGCGAACCGGACCCCACGCTGGCCGGCATTGCCGGCTGGGCGGACGACCTGCGCAAGAACGATCCCGTGTTGGGCCGGCAAAGCGCGAACTGGCACTTCGTCAATCTCGGCGAAGACGATTGCGTCTATTCGCAGCGCCGCGATTGCCCAGGCGGTAACTGCGTGGTGGAAGCCATCCGCGCGCAGACCGCGATCCTGGCCGATCCGGCGCGCACGCGCGCGGAGCGGTTGCAGGCCTTGAAGTTCGTCGTGCATTTCGTCGGCGACGCGCACCAGCCCTTGCACGCCGGCTACGCGCGCGACAAGGGCGGCAACGATGCGCAGATCAACTGGAACGGGCGCGGTACCAACCTGCACACGCTGTGGGACAGCCGCATGCTGCTGTCCACCGGCCGCAGCGAACAGGCTTACCTGGATCACCTGCGCACGTTGCCGCGTCCCACCCTGGCGGCCATGACGCTGCCGCCGCCTGCGGCCGCGTGGGCCGAGCAGTCGTGCCGCGTCGTGATCCAGCCGGACTTCTATCCACGCCGCGCGAAACTCGAACAGGCTTACGTGGACAAGCACTTGCCCATCGCCGAGCGCCAGTTGCGCGCCGGTGGCGTGGCGCTGGCGGCGGTGCTGAACAAGGCGCTGGCGCCGCGCTGA
- a CDS encoding OmpW/AlkL family protein, which yields MKKTLIPIAVALAFGAAAPAFAQSKGDWTLGVGAHQVNPKSGNGSLAGGTLPLDIDSDVKPTITFEYFLRDNLGLEVLAALPFKHDIAVDGVGTVGSTKHLPPTVSLQYHFNSKGKVSPFLGAGLNYTTFFSEDTQGALAGTDLKLDDSWGLAAHAGLDIKVSERGAVRVDARWIDIDTDVSVDGVDLGTANIDPMVYGVAYVLTF from the coding sequence ATGAAGAAGACCCTGATCCCGATCGCCGTCGCCCTTGCCTTCGGCGCCGCCGCGCCCGCCTTCGCCCAGTCCAAGGGCGACTGGACCCTGGGCGTCGGCGCGCACCAGGTGAACCCCAAGTCCGGCAATGGCTCGCTCGCCGGCGGCACCCTGCCGCTGGACATCGACAGCGACGTCAAGCCGACCATCACCTTCGAATACTTCCTGCGCGACAACCTGGGCCTGGAAGTGCTGGCCGCCCTGCCGTTCAAGCACGACATCGCCGTCGACGGCGTCGGCACCGTGGGCAGCACCAAGCACCTGCCGCCGACCGTGTCACTGCAGTACCACTTCAACAGCAAGGGCAAGGTGTCGCCGTTCCTCGGCGCCGGCCTGAACTACACCACCTTCTTCAGCGAGGACACCCAGGGCGCGCTGGCAGGCACCGACCTGAAGCTGGACGACTCGTGGGGCTTGGCCGCGCATGCGGGGCTCGACATCAAGGTCAGCGAGCGCGGCGCCGTGCGCGTGGATGCGCGCTGGATCGACATCGATACCGACGTCAGCGTGGATGGCGTGGACCTGGGCACCGCCAACATCGATCCGATGGTCTACGGCGTGGCTTATGTCCTGACGTTCTGA
- the gap gene encoding type I glyceraldehyde-3-phosphate dehydrogenase, translated as MSIKVGINGFGRIGRNVLRSAVQNFGNDIEIVAINDLLEPDYLAYMLQYDSVHGRFDGDVKVEGGALFVNGRKIRLTQERDPANLKWDDVGADVVIESTGLFLDKATAQKHLDAGAKKVILSAPSKDDTPMFVYGVNHDTYNDEAIISNASCTTNCLAPIAKVLHDKWGIKRGLMTTVHAATATQKTVDGPSNKDWRGGRGILENIIPSSTGAAKAVGVVIPSLNKKLTGMSFRVPTSDVSVVDLTAELENPATYDEIKAEMKAQSQGALKGILGYTEDKVVATDFRGDTRTSIFDAEAGIALDPTFVKLVAWYDNEWGYSNKCLEMVRVVAGK; from the coding sequence ATGTCGATCAAGGTGGGTATCAACGGCTTCGGCCGCATCGGGCGCAACGTGCTGCGTTCCGCCGTGCAGAACTTCGGCAACGACATCGAGATCGTCGCCATCAACGATCTGCTGGAGCCGGACTACCTGGCCTACATGCTGCAGTACGACTCCGTGCACGGCCGTTTCGACGGCGACGTGAAGGTCGAGGGTGGTGCGCTGTTCGTCAACGGCAGGAAGATCCGCCTGACCCAGGAGCGCGATCCGGCCAACCTGAAGTGGGATGACGTCGGCGCCGATGTCGTCATCGAGTCCACCGGCCTGTTCCTCGACAAGGCGACTGCGCAGAAGCATCTCGATGCGGGCGCGAAGAAGGTCATCCTGTCGGCCCCGTCGAAGGACGACACGCCGATGTTCGTCTACGGCGTGAACCACGACACCTACAACGACGAGGCGATCATCTCCAACGCCTCGTGCACGACCAACTGCCTGGCGCCGATCGCCAAGGTGCTGCACGACAAGTGGGGCATCAAGCGCGGCCTGATGACCACCGTGCACGCCGCCACCGCCACGCAGAAGACGGTCGACGGCCCGAGCAACAAGGACTGGCGCGGCGGCCGCGGCATCCTCGAGAACATCATTCCCTCGTCCACCGGTGCGGCCAAGGCCGTCGGCGTGGTCATCCCCTCGCTCAACAAGAAGCTGACCGGCATGTCGTTCCGCGTGCCGACCAGCGACGTGTCGGTGGTCGACCTGACCGCCGAGCTCGAGAACCCGGCCACGTACGACGAGATCAAGGCCGAGATGAAGGCGCAGAGCCAGGGCGCCCTGAAGGGCATCCTGGGCTACACCGAGGACAAGGTGGTCGCCACCGATTTCCGCGGCGACACCCGCACCTCGATCTTCGACGCCGAGGCCGGCATCGCGCTGGACCCGACCTTCGTCAAGCTCGTGGCCTGGTACGACAACGAGTGGGGCTACTCCAACAAGTGCCTGGAAATGGTCAGGGTGGTCGCCGGCAAGTAA
- a CDS encoding DUF2339 domain-containing protein — protein MAGVLVLLGLAVLAVPVLLIVALVAISGLKRRVGELERQVMQLRSAPVASVAPQAADVATPAPVDDGPTLTELVRSPPVRVQTPPPTPAAATPPPIPPQRPVPAAPPVEPAPAVPPRPPRPEAPPRPAKPDVFTVALRAVQRWFTVGNVPVKIGVLVLFAGVAALLKYGADQGWFTLPPELRLAGIAAAALGALVFAWRKRDSNRTFALSVQGGAIGVLLLVAFAAFKIFGVMPAGAAFALSIVLIAGAGMLAVLQDAKSLAVFALLAGFLAPIWLSTGSGNHVALFSYYAVLNAAIVGIAWYRSWRVLNLLGFLFTFGIGTAWGLFDYAPEKYASTQPFLALFFVFYLLIPLLFARRQPASRRDLIDGCLVFGMPLVAFSLQEGLMQGGSFEDSRLPLAFCALGLGVMYAVLSRALRRRENYDVLAHSYALLAVGFATLSVPLALSAQATACVFALEGAALAWLGLRQSRLLPQFTGAGLQLAAAVAFFIASADAPSWDTTAAVPMFANAAFMSALLIAAAGVASAWAYRGRSAGVALVYYLWALAWWLGNGVLEIDTHIDGDSEPDAMLAFIALTGWLAAEVHRRRPAGALAWTTLAALASAAPLALWQTAEHQQPFAGNGVWAWLAYAVLGVRSLMCLRDSDHRLAGAAQFVWWLVWPLVASLLLAWLPGHVQGMGSGWQAGLIALPWLVVVALALFRWAWLAAPLGDRFDGWRTPLLGVLFAALGLWWLVSLFMAGSARPLPWMPVLNPLELAQFAVLVLLLRWWLPETRTLPPARIVLLSSLAFVWITSVVLHAVHHWGGVPWNEGLLSGSLAQTSLTITWSVLGVLGWVIGSRRGQRMLWLGGAVLMGVVLAKLVFVDRQHLGNLLGIGSFIGYGLLCTVVGYLAPAPPRRIDNEEAPA, from the coding sequence CTGGCGGGAGTGCTGGTGCTGCTCGGCCTGGCGGTACTGGCCGTGCCGGTACTGCTGATCGTGGCGCTGGTCGCCATCAGCGGGCTGAAACGCCGGGTCGGCGAACTGGAACGGCAGGTGATGCAGCTGCGCAGCGCGCCGGTTGCGTCCGTCGCACCGCAGGCGGCGGATGTCGCGACACCCGCGCCGGTCGATGACGGGCCGACGCTGACCGAACTCGTGCGGTCGCCGCCGGTGCGCGTCCAGACACCGCCTCCCACCCCGGCGGCCGCGACGCCGCCACCGATTCCCCCGCAGCGCCCCGTGCCTGCGGCGCCGCCCGTGGAACCCGCGCCGGCGGTGCCGCCGCGCCCACCGCGCCCCGAAGCGCCGCCACGTCCCGCCAAACCCGATGTGTTCACCGTCGCCCTGCGTGCGGTGCAACGCTGGTTCACTGTCGGCAACGTACCGGTCAAGATCGGCGTGCTGGTGCTGTTCGCCGGCGTGGCCGCGCTGCTGAAGTACGGCGCGGACCAAGGCTGGTTCACCCTGCCGCCGGAACTGCGTCTGGCCGGCATCGCGGCAGCGGCGCTGGGCGCGCTGGTTTTCGCGTGGCGCAAGCGCGACAGCAACCGCACATTCGCCTTGAGCGTGCAGGGCGGTGCCATTGGCGTGCTGCTGCTGGTCGCGTTCGCGGCGTTCAAGATCTTCGGCGTGATGCCGGCCGGCGCGGCCTTCGCGCTGAGCATCGTGCTGATCGCCGGTGCGGGCATGCTGGCGGTGCTGCAGGATGCGAAGTCGCTGGCCGTGTTCGCGCTGCTGGCAGGCTTCCTCGCGCCGATCTGGCTGTCCACCGGCAGCGGCAACCACGTGGCGCTGTTCTCGTACTACGCGGTATTGAACGCGGCCATCGTCGGCATCGCCTGGTACAGGTCGTGGCGCGTGCTGAACCTGCTCGGCTTCCTCTTCACCTTCGGCATCGGCACCGCGTGGGGCCTGTTCGACTATGCGCCGGAGAAGTACGCCAGCACGCAACCTTTCCTGGCACTGTTCTTCGTGTTCTACCTGCTGATCCCGCTGCTGTTCGCGCGTCGCCAGCCGGCCAGCCGGCGCGACTTGATCGACGGATGTCTGGTGTTCGGCATGCCGCTGGTCGCGTTCTCGCTGCAGGAGGGGCTGATGCAGGGCGGCAGCTTCGAGGACAGCCGACTGCCGCTGGCGTTCTGCGCGCTGGGGCTTGGCGTGATGTATGCGGTGCTGTCGCGGGCGTTGCGGCGTCGCGAGAATTACGACGTGCTGGCGCATTCGTACGCCCTGCTGGCGGTCGGCTTCGCCACGCTGTCCGTGCCGCTGGCGCTGTCGGCGCAGGCCACGGCCTGCGTGTTCGCGCTGGAAGGCGCGGCGCTGGCGTGGCTGGGACTGCGGCAGTCGCGCCTGTTGCCGCAGTTTACCGGTGCGGGCCTGCAGCTTGCGGCGGCGGTGGCGTTCTTCATCGCGAGCGCCGACGCGCCGTCGTGGGATACGACCGCTGCCGTGCCGATGTTCGCCAACGCGGCCTTCATGAGCGCATTGCTGATCGCGGCCGCAGGCGTTGCCAGTGCCTGGGCGTATCGCGGGCGGAGTGCCGGCGTGGCGCTGGTGTACTACCTGTGGGCGCTTGCCTGGTGGCTGGGCAACGGCGTGCTCGAGATCGACACCCACATCGACGGAGATAGTGAGCCAGACGCGATGCTCGCCTTCATCGCGCTCACCGGCTGGCTGGCAGCGGAAGTGCATCGCCGGCGCCCGGCCGGCGCGCTCGCCTGGACCACGCTGGCCGCGCTGGCGTCCGCCGCGCCGCTGGCGCTGTGGCAGACCGCGGAGCACCAGCAGCCCTTCGCCGGCAATGGCGTGTGGGCATGGCTCGCCTATGCGGTACTCGGCGTCCGCAGCCTGATGTGCCTGCGCGACAGCGATCATCGGCTGGCCGGTGCGGCGCAGTTCGTGTGGTGGCTGGTGTGGCCGCTGGTGGCGAGCCTGCTGCTGGCCTGGCTGCCCGGACATGTGCAGGGCATGGGCAGTGGTTGGCAGGCCGGTCTCATCGCGTTGCCATGGCTGGTGGTGGTGGCGCTCGCGCTGTTCCGTTGGGCATGGCTGGCGGCTCCGCTTGGCGACCGGTTCGATGGCTGGCGTACACCGTTGCTGGGCGTGCTGTTCGCCGCACTGGGCCTGTGGTGGCTGGTGTCGCTGTTCATGGCCGGCAGCGCGCGTCCGCTGCCGTGGATGCCGGTGCTGAATCCGCTGGAACTCGCCCAGTTCGCGGTGCTGGTCCTGCTGCTGCGCTGGTGGCTGCCGGAAACCCGTACGCTGCCGCCGGCGCGCATCGTGCTGCTGTCGTCGCTGGCCTTCGTGTGGATCACCTCGGTGGTGCTGCATGCCGTGCATCACTGGGGCGGCGTGCCGTGGAACGAGGGTCTGCTGTCGGGCAGCCTGGCGCAAACCAGCCTGACCATCACCTGGAGCGTGCTGGGCGTGCTGGGCTGGGTGATCGGGTCGCGCCGCGGCCAGCGCATGTTGTGGCTGGGCGGTGCGGTGCTGATGGGCGTGGTGCTGGCCAAGCTGGTCTTCGTCGATCGCCAGCATCTGGGCAACCTGCTCGGCATCGGCTCGTTCATCGGCTACGGCCTGTTGTGCACCGTGGTGGGCTATCTGGCGCCGGCACCGCCGCGGCGCATCGACAACGAGGAAGCACCCGCATGA